The Pempheris klunzingeri isolate RE-2024b chromosome 1, fPemKlu1.hap1, whole genome shotgun sequence genome includes a region encoding these proteins:
- the ss18l2 gene encoding SS18-like protein 2, giving the protein MSIVFVPKKLRGKAKINQETIQRLLDENDQLIRCIAEYMQKGRAVECVQYQQILHRNIVYLATIADASPDDVPPSSNTSAPTVNGPTR; this is encoded by the exons ATGTCGATCGTGTTTGTGCCAAAGAAACTGAGGGGAAAGGCGAAAATTAACCAGGAAACGATACAGAGG CTGCTGGATGAAAACGACCAGCTGATCAGATGCATCGCTGAGTACATGCAGAAAGGACGAGCAGTGGAGTGTGTGCA aTACCAACAGATTCTGCACCGAAACATCGTCTACCTGGCAACCATAGCCGACGCCAGCCCGGACGACGTGCCCCCCTCTTCAAAC ACCTCAGCACCGACTGTGAACGGGCCGACACGATGA
- the garre1 gene encoding granule associated Rac and RHOG effector protein 1: MYCCSAQESKMDYKRRFLLGGSKQKVQQHQQYQMPELSRTLSASLASSCSASSPMGTGVGMAGSCHPPPSGASTAVADIQQGISKYLDALNVFCRASAFLTDLFSSVFRNSHYSKAAMQLKDVQEHVMEAASRLTAAIKPEIAKMLMELSAGAANFKDQNDFSLQDVEVLGRCFLTVMQVHFQFLSQALQKVQPVAQSCLAEALAQAQERCANARSQSSDLGPLTELEEASRSWKGAAQAMARLRERGRDGCLAGIQVQQLFCSNNTTIPEQQLKELNMKIDNALQAYKAALESLGHSEYALKAGFHLNPKAVEAALQSCCSEAEAQQAGRTQTTSQPIQCELPTIPVQIGSHFLKGVSFNESAAENLKLKTHTMLQLIKEVLGQNGVTPRDDSPVTEVLNQVCPSSWRGACKTAVQLLFGQAGLVVVDTAQIENKEAYAPQITLEGSRVVVQVPSTWCLKEDPATMSLLQRSLDPEKTLGLVDVLYTAVFDINRWKERKEQVLPTIQIQLQRESPDYGAQADLPPGTSSKTSSGLPKTISKLTSKFTKKVSSSSNSGGSYSIPSTPSRSMLSSSSSSSEDKAKGLGHSDGRLHSILQMSNLTCSPDLAQQSQLANGLVCEDQGMNLPTDQEMQDVIDFLSGFNMGKSQQASPLVKRRNSVASANPAELKPPSGPPPTSQSISHSGLQPPGPTLPQPQPPPSVQKQQQPQPQPPQQQQQQQPPPPPQQQPQQQQQPPPPPQQPSPQALQYYQHLLQPISQQQPPPPQLPPQQTPPQVLPQQRVATKWLGTSGQQPPPQGLSPLGPIGQWGSPGLPDLSSDLYSLGLVSTYMDSVMSEMLGQKPQGPRNNTWPNRDQSEGVFGVLGDTLPFDPAVGSDPEFARYVAGVSQAMQQKRQVQHIRRPSNPRSNWPMPDEQHRTWSHPEYYSEGEAVNSSWSANQGDSASSSDETSSANGDSLFSMFSGPDLVAAVKQRRKHSCGEPEVCTLPSPPLHHIADDNQDSKTKTWPPKAPWQHSAHTHANTMPNPSSSLYQMNIPPSSQWSDSMQMLQSPVWSTASDCPPSTGISSGFPFTQQQQQQQQQQQQQQQQQQQHKPMTKGFKSFPLKHEHRPSYLHQY; this comes from the exons ATGTATTGTTGTAGTGCGCAGGAAAGTAAAATGGACTACAAGCGTCGCTTTTTGCTCGGCGGGTCCAAGCAGAAAGTGCAACAGCACCAGCAGTACCAGATGCCTGAGCTGAGCCGGACCCTGAGCGCCTCCCTGGCCTCCTCTTGCTCGGCCTCTTCGCCCATGGGCACCGGGGTGGGCATGGCCGGCAGCTGCCACCCACCTCCTTCTGGCGCCTCCACCGCGGTCGCAGACATCCAGCAAGGCATCTCCAAATACTTGGATGCTCTCAACGTGTTCTGCCGGGCCAGCGCCTTCCTCACAGACCTGTTCAGCAGTGTGTTCAGGAACTCTCACTATTCCAAAGCAGCTATGCAACTGAAGGACGTGCAGGAACACGTCATGGAGGCGGCCAGCAGGCTGACTGCAGCGATAAAGCCTGAGATCGCCAAGATGCTGATGGAGCTGAGCGCCGGGGCCGCTAACTTCAAAGACCAGAACGACTTCAGCCTACAGGATGTTGAG gtGCTGGGTCGGTGCTTCCTCACGGTGATGCAGGTCCATTTCCAGTTTCTATCACAGGCTTTGCAGAAGGTCCAGCCTGTGGCTCAGTCCTGCCTGGCAGAGGCTCTCGCCCAGGCCCAGGAGCGCTGCGCCAACGCCCGCTCCCAGAGCTCCGACCTGGGGCCTCTCACAGAGCTGGAGGAAGCCTCCCGCTCGTGGAAGGGTGCAGCTCAG GCCATGGCGAGGCTGAGGGAGAGGGGCCGGGACGGCTGCCTGGCAGGCATCCAGGTTCAGCAGCTCTTCTGCTCCAATAACACCACCATccctgagcagcagctgaaggagctCAACATGAAGATCGACAATGCTTTACAG GCCTACAAAGCAGCACTAGAGAGCCTGGGCCATAGTGAGTACGCTCTGAAGGCCGGCTTTCATCTCAACCCCAAAGCTGTGGAGGCGGCCTTACAG agctgctgcagcgaGGCGGAGGcccagcaggcaggcaggacaCAGACCACCTCCCAGCCCATCCAGTGCGAGCTGCCCACCATCCCTGTTCAGATCGGCTCACACTTCCTCAAAGGAGTGTCCTTCAACGAGTCTGCGGCTGAAAACCTCAAACTGAAAACG CACACGATGCTGCAGCTCATTAAAGAGGTGCTGGGCCAGAACGGAGTGACCCCCAGGGACGACTCTCCCGTCACCGAGGTCCTCAACCAAGTCTGCCCGTCCAGCTGGAGAGGAGCCTGTAAGACGGCTgtccagctgctgtttggccAGGCCGGTCTG GTGGTTGTCGATACGGCGCAGATTGAGAACAAGGAGGCCTACGCTCCCCAGATCACTCTTGAGGGTTCCAGGGTGGTGGTCCAGGTTCCCTCTACATG GTGTCTGAAGGAGGATCCAGCCACTATGTCCCTGCTTCAGCGGAGCTTGGACCCGGAGAAGACTCTCGGTCTAGTTGACGTGCTCTACACAGCAGTGTTTGACATCAACAGGtggaaggagagaaa AGAGCAAGTCTTGCCCACTATCCAGATACAGCTGCAGCGGGAGAGTCCAGACTATGGCGCCCAGGCTGACCTGCCTCCAGGCACCAGCTCCAAGACCTCCAGTGGACTGCCTAAAACTATATCCAAGCTGACTTCCAAGTTCACCAAGAAggtctcctccagctccaaTAGTGGGGGCAGTTACTCCATCCCCAGCACCCCGTCTCGCAGcatgctcagcagcagcagcagcagctctgaggacAAGGCCAAGGGCCTGGGCCACAGTGACGGGAGGCTGCACAGCATCCTGCAGATGAGCAACCTGACCTGCTCCCCCGACTTGGCCCAGCAAAGCCAGCTGGCCAACGGCTTGGTGTGCGAGGACCAGGGGATGAACCTGCCGACCGACCAGGAGATGCAGGATGTCATCGACTTTCTCTCAGGATTCAACATGGGAAAATCCCAGCAGGCTTCGCCCCTGGTCAAGAGGAGAAATTCTGTGGCGTCTGCAAACCCCGCTGAGCTGAAGCCCCCGAGTGGACCTCCGCCAACGTCCCAGTCCATCTCTCATAGCGGCCTACAGCCCCCGGGTCCGACCCTGCCCCAGCCTCAGCCTCCACCGTCggtgcagaagcagcagcagcctcagccacaaccgccgcagcagcagcagcagcagcagccgcctcctcctccgcaGCAAcagccccagcagcagcagcagccgcctcCTCCGCCTCAGCAGCCCTCCCCACAGGCCCTGCAGTACTACCAGCACCTCCTGCAGCccatcagtcagcagcagccgcctcctcctcagctccctcCCCAGCAGACCCCACCCCAGGTCCTGCCACAGCAAAGAGTGGCGACCAAGTGGCTGGGCACCTCTGGGCAACAGCCTCCACCGCAAGGGCTGTCACCCCTGGGCCCAATCGGGCAGTGGGGCTCTCCCGGACTGCCTGATCTGAGCTCCGACCTGTACAGCCTGGGCCTGGTCAGCACCTACATGGACAGCGTCATGTCAGAGATGCTGGGTCAGAAGCCGCAGGGGCCCCGAAACAACACGTGGCCCAACAGAGACCAGAGCGAAGGAGTGTTTGGGGTCCTGGGAGACACGCTGCCCTTCGACCCAGCAG TTGGCTCTGACCCGGAGTTTGCTCGTTACGTCGCCGGCGTCAGTCAGGCCATGCAGCAGAAACGGCAGGTGCAGCACATCCGTCGGCCCAGCAACCCCCGCAGCAACTGGCCAATGCCTGACGAGCAGCACAGGACCTGGTCCCACCCAGAGTACTACAGCGAGGG GGAGGCCGTAAACAGCAGCTGGTCGGCCAATCAGGGGGACTCGGCCAGCTCCAGCGACGAGACGTCTTCCGCCAATGGCGACAGTCTGTTCTCCATGTTTTCAGGGCCGGACCTTGTAGCGGCGGTTAAACAAAGGAG GAAGCACAGCTGTGGTGAGCCGGAGGTGTGCACCCTGCCCTCACCGCCACTGCACCACATCGCCGACGACAACCAG GACAGCAAGACTAAAACGTGGCCCCCCAAAGCGCCGTGGCAGCACTCTGCCCACACCCACGCCAACACCATGCCCAATCCCAGCTCTTCCTTGTACCAGATGAacatccctccttcctcccagtggagcgACTCCATGCAGATGCTGCAGTCTCCCGTGTGGTCCACCGCCAGTGACTGCCCCCCCTCCACCGGCATCTCCTCTGGTTTCCCCttcacccagcagcagcagcaacaacagcagcagcagcagcagcagcaacagcagcagcagcagcacaaacccATGACCAAGGGCTTTAAATCCTTCCCCCTCAAACACGAGCACAGGCCCTCCTACCTTCACCAGTACTGA